Proteins encoded by one window of Homo sapiens chromosome 10, GRCh38.p14 Primary Assembly:
- the ANKRD16 gene encoding ankyrin repeat domain-containing protein 16 isoform c (isoform c is encoded by transcript variant 4), whose product MAQPGDPRRLCRLVQEGRLRALKEELQAAGGCPGPAGDTLLHCAARHGHRDVLAYLAEAWGMDIEATNRDYKRPLHEAASMGHRDCVRYLLGRGAAVDCLKKADWTPLMMACTRKNLGVIQELVEHGANPLLKNKDGWNSFHIASREGDPLILQYLLTVCPGAWKTESKIRRTPLHTAAMHGHLEAVKVLLKRCQYEPDYRDNCGVTALMDAIQCGHIDVARLLLDEHGACLSAEDSLGAQALHRAAVTGQDEAIRFLVSELGVDVDVRATSTHLTALHYAAKPCIWPVQVSTWPVPSFSCSRD is encoded by the exons ATGGCCCAGCCCGGGGACCCGCGGCGCCTCTGCAGGCTGGTGCAGGAGGGCCGGCTGCGCGCCCTGAAGGAGGAGCTGCAGGCGGCCGGGGGCTGCCCGGGGCCGGCCGGGGATACCCTCCTGCACTGCGCCGCGCGCCACGGGCATCGGGACGTGCTGGCCTATCTGGCCGAGGCCTGGGGCATGGACATCGAGGCCACCAACCGAGACTACAAGCGGCCTCTGCACGAGGCGGCCTCCATGGGCCACCGAGACTGCGTGCGCTACCTGCTGGGCCGGGGGGCAGCGGTCGACTGCCTGAAGAAGGCCGACTG GACTCCTCTGATGATGGCCTGCACAAGGAAGAACCTGGGGGTGATCCAGGAGCTGGTGGAACATGGCGCCAATCCACTCCTGAAGAACAAAGATGGCTGGAACAGTTTCCACATTGCCAGTCGAGAAGGCGACCCTCTGATCCTCCAGTACCTGCTCACTGTTTGCCCAGGTGCCTGGAAGACAGAGAGCAAAATTAGAAGGACTCCTCTGCATACTGCAG cAATGCATGGCCATTTGGAGGCAGTCAAGGTGCTTCTTAAGAG GTGCCAATATGAACCAGACTACAGAGACAACTGTGGCGTCACCGCCTTGATGGACGCAATCCAGTGTGGGCACATCGACGTCGCTAGGCTGCTCCTCGATGAACATGGG GCTTGCCTTTCAGCAGAAGAcagcctgggtgcccaggctCTGCACAGGGCAGCTGTCACAGGGCAGGACGAAGCCATCCGATTCTTGGTCTCTGAACTTGGCGTCGATGTAGATGTGAGAGCCACATCAACCCACCTCACAGCACTTCATTATGCAGCTAAG